aaacacggagtgatgtcttgttaactcgtgagtgatgccccctagtgtctaaatgctattactcatttagtgaatgctattactcatttagccactagagggaagcagtactctatgaaacatcactcaccagtctacgagacctcagtcaatgcaacacgtgttccattgcgcccaacctgcgggccagacggcactgattttatgacaggggccgagggccggatgaaattcgaccgcgggccggactttggacatgcctgttgtAACATCAACACGTTAACGGTGACAGTGGTGCGTTTTGTGTGCGCACAGGTATCGAGGGCGGCGCCGTCAAGGTGAGCGGCGCCAAAGGCTTTGCTCCGCCACATGACTACAAGGTGAGCCGTAACGAGACGGGCGCGGGGGGGCATGGCTACATCACAGCCCTGATGCTGTCCTGCTCCATGCGCAGGTGTGCGCCACTTACATGGATGGCTTTCGTGCGACGGCCGTGTGTCCGCTGGGTGGACCAAGAGCAGCGGAAAAAGCCCGCAGGACTGCAGAGAGCATCATCAAAAGGTCTGTTTGTCAATGCCGAAACGTCCGCGAGGCTTGATTGAGATGAGGTGAAGATCACCTTCGCGCTGGGTTCAGAAGCTTCCCAAATATTcactctttccatttttttgtagcAGTTCATTATTTTCAAACGTAGCTTTCATATGTGCTTTTTCACAAGTCTAAACAATGTATTGAAGTTCATTGAAGTGGCTTGAAGTTGAAGAAGTGAAccctgtgggacgaataaaggatatcttatcttatgaagtCCTACGTTGTGTTCTCAATGCTCTCTAATTTGGCTTTTTCTAAGTTACGTATCGCTTTTTGCACTCTCAATTGTCTCCTTTAGTCTGGCAAGCGATTATTTTGGTCGGAGTTATGTTGATTAACATTCATCATAAGTGAATATTTGAAGAAATGTTCTATTGTATCATCTTTagcctttttgttttggacTTTCAAAAGATTTGGATTGCTGTTTCTTTGATATTGAACCACTATGAGATGGTGTttcacaaaaattattttacaaatataaatataaatatatatatataatatattatatatataatatatatatatatataaataaaataaatacaaatataaatatataaatataaaatacagaataaaaaacattttactgatATAAATTaattatgtattgtattgtatttacagAAATATCGACAaaaattgctatttttttttccactgttacAAAGATATCTTGATTGTTGAATTGGTAAGTGTCCACTGTTTAAAACTTCTAtgtaaaaaatattcaataaaagtgatttttttttttcacgacggTATCAAAAAAATGGTTTTCAATTTTatgactgtatttatttatttatttgcgggTGGCGaatctggaggaaaaaaaacggtatAGTGACAAcgtgtggtttgttttttttgtgcaggaCAAAGCGCATATTTAAGCATTTGCATCTGGAGGACTTCTCAGCCGTCAACATCCAGGTTCTGGGAGCGGAGGACACTTACGGCGCCAATGGCTCCAACAATGTGAGCCCTGCACCGTTGACCTTTTGACCTCATGGTGCAAATGCGTCTAACGTGCTACCTGTGCAGGATGCCAGGGAGGCAGTCCTGTGGTTGGCTGTCCACCACAAAGACAAGAAGGCACTGGAGGTCTTCTCCAGAGAGATCGCCCCCGCCGGGACAGGCATGGGTACGACTGTCACGCTGACACTCTCGTCGGGTTTCAAGTTTCAAGCAAGGTCCAGCAAGTTCTTGTTGCAAAAATTTGCGACCCCATTTAATATCTGTTCTAGTTTCCTAGCACGTTCAAATACTTTTAAAGGTAGCTTGCCAGTCTGTGTTGTCTGTTACTTTTAGTGCCACACCTCTGACCTTGTGACATTTGTTTCCTTGCTCGCAGCTCCGGGACTGTGCGGCATCGTGGGCGGGCGTCCCCGAGTGTGAGTGTCACCCACCCGCATGGCCGCTTCTCCTGTGTAGTTTTTGTCAGTCATTGACTTCGATGTCGTGGTTTTTCAAGGTCGCCGGTCCTGAAGCCGCTCTTCTTCTACTTCCCCAAGTCTCAACTCCAGCTCGACATCCATGTGGACGGACGGTGGGTGGAGTCTCTCTCGGAGACGGGGCCCGACATGGCCGAACAGGAAGCTCCCCTCGCGTGGGCGGAGGAAGCGGCGGATGCAGGTGAGCTGGCTtgcggttgccatggtgaccagCAGAGGGCATATATCCAGTATACAGTggttttaaattggaaaaaaacatctcGTACCACCTCATAAATACTTAAATATAGAAACAAAGTGTAACGTTGTGTATTGTTGAAACATTAACACTGAGCTTAAATGCAGGAATGACGGTTTAATTAAATGTATTGCTCGTTCTTTGTCTTATTTGTCTAATATCATACATGAAATTTTACGGGTTAATATTGTTGAACATCTGGAGCAACAGAATAAGGAAGGTCAGTTATTTGAGTTGTAGTTTCCTTTACTCTTTTACATGATCCTTgatcacttttttctttttttggcttTCACTCGACAAATATTTCACacgaagcattaaaaaaactaacaaaaaaaacatactttctTCATAAACTAATTAAAACCAACtgcatacaaaaaaacaacttcaaaatgaAATAGAAACTAACTAGTAAATTGTTTCGCAAACTACCATTTGGAGAAAAATCTTCAGGTCACCACAACACTACACTTACATCTGACAAAATAAACTTGAAATAATAATGCACTCAAAACATATTGCGGATCACATTAGATATatctaaaaaaattaaaaacatttttagaacgtttttttaaaagacaatgtATTCAAAAGTCATTTACAACTGAACTGCGCTCAACAAATGTACTGTTCAAGATTAAAAAGGAAAGTTTTAAGCCACTCCAACAATGCACAGTTGGAGCATTTAATTCAGCAAACCTTTGTgttccactagagggagcagcGTGTAAGCTTCCCTGCTGAGATATTGTGGTGTTGATGTTGTAGAGCTTCCCAGCGGGCCGCACTGCTACAGGCTAGAAGAACTGGCCTACGCCAGAAGCGGCGACAAAGGAGACTCTGCCAACATTGGTGAGCCACGCTAACCGCTCGCACTCTAGTGCGTCTTCACGCTAAGCTAACCATTAGCCTCGCGGTGCGTCTTCACGCTAAGCTAACCATTAGCCTCGCGCGCAGGTGTGATCGCCCGTGACGCCCGGCTTTTCCCCTTCCTGAAAAAACACCTGACTTCGTCCGTGGTGGAGGGATACCTGGCCCACCTCTTCCCGCCCAGCCTGCACGGCGCCGTGACGCGGTGAGTGGGTCGCGAGCGGGCCGCGAGGAGGAACCGCAATAACGTTTGCAAACCACCATGACTCGTCATGACTAAGCAGATGACTGCTTCGGGCTGTGGATGTTCTGTTTCTAATTGGTACCAAATGTCTCTCGCCGCCACCACCACACGGAATCTTGGCGCTGAAAGGATCCACTGTTTATCTTCACAGCAGAACCAAAACGAGAGAACCTACATCCAAAACTTTTTACTTGGGCAGAAGTAGAGATActggtgaaggaaaaaaaaaagactggtaaAACATTCGCAGTGGCTCAACTCATTTAATTAACAAACAAGGTACTTTCACATTCCTCCAAGTCACTTctatcccattttttttccactttgctaTTACCTCTCTCTCCATTTACGCCGGTTTATACATCGTGTCATCATCtgcgaatttaaaaaaaaataacacgccTAATttcaatacagtactgtacatatcAAGACAaccgtgtggaaaaaaatatgtggaCCCACTTAAGTAGTTTTAAGCCTTTACTTCTTCCCAGTGACGACATCTTTATTCCTACTGTTATGTTCTTGGAGAGGAGCTACTTGGAATATGCTCGCTGGAATAAGGTCAGGGTGCAAATTAGCAATGACTTGATACATGAAACATGCATTGTGGTAGATGCTGAGCTCGGGGAGTCTTCGTATTCCGTGCTGAGGAAATAGTGGGCGAGAGGGGGCATTGTATTCAGACCAAGAAAAAATATGTCTCACTTTGATTTGCAGAGcttggaggttttttttgttttgtttttttggggtgaagctTTTAAAACGTCTTTTACGTAGTTACAtttcatgaatgcaaatgcAGGCTCAAATAGAGTTTGGTATAATATAAGAAATGTTGGACGTGGAATTTTAATAAAGAGgcccacatactgtattttcttttattttttaaacgagCAAATCAAATTTATTCCCAGAATTTTGGTCGTGCTCATTTGCAATTTTACAGGCCCATCAATTTCAATGGGTACAGTATGTTTGGAGTTGGGCCTAGTCAGTTTCACATAATTCTTTGTTTCGAACTCTGTTAAGTTCAAATGGACTCTCTTAGGTCAAAAAGAGTTGACATGCGCCAACTAAAAACAAGAGTTTGTGGAGTACTTTTGAAGAATTAACAAACTCATTGACATAACAGAATAAGGAGAAGTGGTCCCAATATGGATCCCTGTGGGACCACATTTAATAATTCTATTTAATGAGCTCTCATCTTGGTTGCATACATACCATTTCCTCAATGTAGGCAGTTGCTGAACCAGTTCTTTCTGGCGTGCCCACCTTGATCATCTGGTGGTAGTATACTACAGACAGACATGATCTCAATTCTCAGCTCAACTGCGAGTGAAGTCCCTTTTTTCCCTATTCGCCAGGGCCAAGTCATGCTTGTAAAGTGAATTGAGTTCTCTGCCGACATACAGCGTAAGTACAGTTGCAAAGTTTCTGTTTGTCAGTACATGGCTGCCAGTGAGGACCAGTGTGCTAAGCATATGTTAGCAATTAGCCCAACGAAAGGCCATAAAAGAGGCAATGAAatgcaacatggccgccacaggCACTTCATTAGCATGTGTTGAAGTCTCGTTAAAGTGCCGGCAGCACACACAAATTTGCGTTGCCTTTGttacaagtgtttttttgtgtatgcGCAGATATACTCTGCCAGGGATCAACGGCCTCAATTTTGTTCTGAAGAATTCActtggtgggggaggggtggcGTCCCTGCGCAGTGACCCCCAGGTAAGACACACACGCCCATGCCCACATGGGGTGGCTGTCAAtcaacgcgtgtgtgtgcgtgtgtgtgcgtgcgtgcgtggacCTCCTGCAGGGAAAAGCCTTGGCTCAGATGTTGCTGGACTTGAAACTCCATGGACTTCCTGACCTCACGCCCCTGCTcggttaacacacacacacacaacagacacaaacacagataCACATGTGCATGTACAGTGTTAGCGGCGGAGGACTTAAGTGTCAGCTTCGATCACATGACCTTAACGGACTTCATTGGAGTGGCGACCTCTAACCTCACTCTGTGGAATGTCACTTCCTCCTTAATTGCAAACAGGCCCTCTGTCGTCATGGCGATCACCGCCAGCTCGGCCCCCTTGCCTTTTGGGGAAAACTGTTGAATTACCCGTAACGATCGTGGTGAAGCTGAGTGTTCATTAAAAGTGGCAGGACGTAAAAGGTGTCAAAGTCCCGCCTTCGCGTCTGGGAGACTGTCTTTTACGGCCTTTAACCTCTCTGAAGTTGTGTGTGTCGGCTTCATGCGAAGTCTGGTGACAAGTTGGCCCGCTGCTGCTAACGTAGTCTGTTAGCATAGCGTGATGGCCACCGCACATCTGGCCGGCGTTACTgttacacgcgcacacacacacacacacacacacacacacacacacacacacacacacacacacacacacacacacacacacacacacacacacacacacacacacacacacacacacacacacacacacacacacacacacaggggcaTCACTAAGCCCCCACTCCCTGTGTGTTGACGGAAGAACAATCCACATGGTGAGTGAcaagcagcgtgtgtgtgtgtgtgtgtgtgcgtgtgcgtgagagagagcAAAAGCGAAAAGCCATTTGGTGGTTTAGAACCAGTGACGCCAGCTTCACTGTTAAGCACTCAATTTATTTCCCTTCatgctttgtgtgtgcgtgtgtgtgtccgtggaAAGTTGcaggagaaagaaaacaaagtacTCTTTATACGTGTCTTATGACCCCTCCCCCTTACTTCCTCTCACATTCGCGTCCTGCGCTTCTATTGGCTAGCCGGATCATGTGTATGCATGTAGATGTGTTTGTGTTAAACCATCCAGGTGGTCTTTAGTGGCGATGCTTCACATTAAGTTCCACTCACAATAAGTACCTAAACTAATAACTAGCCTCTCTGCCGCCCCCTATCCGAGGCGGCGTGATGTAGCAGCCTCACTtcccagattttcttttttttttttttttgtcaacacatTTACACCCCAAAAAGTGGGTCGCTTGTCACGCCCATCTGGTCCCGCCCCTGGTGCCAATGTGCCCGGGCCCATTCGGAGCATCAGGCGCGTGTAGTCATGGTGGTCGCGCTCACCTCCCTGCTGGACAAAGTGCTCTTCTTCTCGTTCACGTCATGCTGAACGCGCTCGCATTCCTGCTGGACAAAGTGGTGTTCTTCGTGACGTGCGCGCACCCGCCACCGCCGCCCCTCGAGCGCGAGCGTGTCTACCGGCGCGGCGACTTGCTGGAGGTGCCGCGCACGCTCTTTACCCACTTCGGCATCTACCTGGGCGACGGCCGCGTGGCGCACCTCATCCCGGACATCCTCCCTGCAGTCACGTCGGACGTGCGCCACCTCCGCCGCAAAGTGACCAACACGCGCCTGGTGCTCGGCGTGCTCTCCAAACGCGCGAGCGTGCGCGTGGACTCCGTGGAAGACTTCGCGTATGGCGCGAGCGTGCGGCTCAACACGCACGCCATGGAGAGCGCCGGACGCGGTCCCCCCGACGACGAAGAGGCGGCGCGGCGGGCCGAGCGCCTGCTCGGCAGCGTCACCTACAGTCTGCTGTGGAACAACTGCGAGCATTTCGTGACGTGGTGCCGCTACGGAGACGCGCGCAGCCTGCAGACTGAGCAGGTCAGAATGGGGCGGCACGGGCGGGGGCTACACTCATATTGTGGATAGCTTTGGCGTGACTGCTTTTATATTTGTCTAGTGACACGTCAGCGAATAGGCattttctttcactttcccaAGTCAGCTAATATCCATCGACGgcactttgtttaaaaaaaaagtggttctcAAGCCTTTTACACCAAATAGCATCTCAAAAAAGTAGTTGAATCTTCGGATATTACAATAATTATTGTATATAGTATGTAGGCTACATGTCtattctgtatatatatatatatgtgtgtgtgtatactgtatatacagtacacacacgtatgtactgtatgtatatacacatatacatacacatgtatgtacgtatgtgtgtgtgtatatatatatatgaatatgtgtgtatgtatatatagatatatacacatTCAACATTATCGCTGCattcaataaaaatacacaatgatTCCGTTAAAAtgtattggacaaaaaaaagttgtccatGAATCATTCTTaaattttaaattgttgttCTTAAAAGTTCGATACAGCCTAACTCTACTCAACCAATGTACTGGacttaataaaaaaatgtttaaaggcCATATATCATGCATTTTTCGAACGTTTTCTTGAATGGTTCCTTGcataccacaagagggagctcACGTACTAAGTAGAGAATCACCGGCTTGAAACACGTTTGCGCTCATCGAGCCTTTAAATGTtgcacatacatacagtatatatatatatatttaaacttCCTTTCCATTCTTTTGGAGAAGCTTACCGGTAAgaacgttgttttttttcagaacttTATGGTAATTGTTTGGCATTTACTGATCTGGCTACTTTTGTTTTACCGTGTTTTAATTGAGCACATTCGACAGTTCTGTTCTTCAGTTGAAAGGGCGATGACAATTTGCTcctaaaattgtatttactcGTTAACAACTTTATGCATTTACTTTTGTCTTTATCAGTTCTGCcagtggttgaagtcactgatccGAGACCAACGGAACGCGGCTGTGGCGGGAATGCTGGGCCTCCTCTCCCTGGCCTGCTTGGGGGTGTCCTCCGGGACAGCCCTGCCCGCTGTCTTCATCCCCTTCACGTTGTGGATGGCCAGCTGAATCCACCTGCCATTATTtagtgaggggttttttttgtctgaccaTTTTTGTATTGCGGGATGTCACGTGATTGTAATGCTTTCGACTCATGTAAATAAACAATTCATTTGGAAAGGCCCCgtgctgtttttcattttgtttgagaGTCTTTCAGTATTTTGAGGGTGTCTCACAAGATTGATTACGCGCCAGAGTATTTGTCATGTAAGAACATTTTtgtacagtcgaacctcgtaACAACGTACCTAGAGGGACATAAAGAATCTGTACGTTGTCACGGTAGTTCGGTGTAagcatttccaataaaatggccaccaactacgatgtataatacaatgttaacatttataaataataatacatttgaaagcgcttttcatcactcaaagacactttacaagagcttaaaacacaggataaaaatgtaaaaacatgaacttgtAATACaatataaacatgtcaattacggttatcaagaaaaaaatatagattaTAGGAcgtgaaacaaacaactgtaaCGTTCCTACTTCAAGTGAAAAGCGCCTTCTCGAGTTCAGGAAGCCGAAGCGGTTTGTGTGAGAAAGCCTTCAAATGTCATCGGTGTGTCTCGGTGTCAGACAGTTTTTTGTTAGAGTGTTTCAGTAGCGTGtgtaagcaaaaacaaaaaaattactttGAGAGAGCCTTTCATTAATgtttgtaatgaaaaaaaatgagtattGTCGAGAGAGAGCCTTTCACTAGTGCAGAGGACTCCCGCCCTCGCAGGCTATGACTCAAATCCTCGTTGACAGAAATTtcgacatttaatatttattctacacatttttaaagcatTGGAAAACGTGAAGAATATTTGTgacatgtttgtcctcctacagaaaccatattaaaacaaaaaatatatttccctcccacatctttttccatttttaaacatttttctaAAAGCTCCACGGAGCCGCTAGGGCGGCGCTAGAGAGCCCCCGCGGGTAGTGTGTGAGTGCAAACCAATTGATATGTGGGAGTCTCCCGAGTGTGTgcgagcaaagaaaaaaaatctcatgagtATGAGAAGGCCTTTCAGTCGTGTGTGAGTGCAAAGATTTACTGTATGTTGTGAGATGGCGTTTCATGAGATAATATTCTCAGTCATGTGAGATcagtttattgtgtgtgtgtgtgtgtgcgtgtggtggAGCGTGAGAGAGCATTTCAATGAGGGGCGTGCGTGCGCATTGTGACCCCGGCGGACCCTTGTAATGCTGCAGGTGTGTTCCGAGCAAACGAGTCGACGGAGATGGGGGATGGATGGTAATTGTTGTCATGGTTACCAACGTATTGTTACCGACAGTGTTCGTCATTGTTGCACTGGGAGTTGATTTTCTGGCCCGCCGTCTCTCGGGATGCTCCCGTGTCCAAGAATGGTCCTGACGATTCGACCTTGGAACCTGCTGCCATTTCCTCGGTTCCGGCTGTCAGGCTGACCTTTGGCGAGGATGCCCTCGTGTGATTGGCTGCTGATCTCCCtcctcacccctcctcctcctcccttttctCTTGGGCTGATTGTGTGTGGCTCTGATTTGTTCTATATCATCGGCCTTGACGAGGACAGGCGGCTGCCAGTCAATGGCAGCGCCTTCATGTGCGATGGAGGCGGAACAGCGGGATGAAGAGGTTCACGCATTTGCCTCGcagttctgggttcaaatcccgttttctctggttttctcccaaaTGGCATACTGAGGACTCTTAACTTGTGAATTGGTGAGAACGTGAGTGTTAGTAGTTGGTCTATAAAGTGCCCTCTCAAAATGTTCTGACAGCAAGATTAATTTCATTCCTCTTGTTGTGTATACCGCAGACTTTTAGGCttcagatcaaaagatgaatatcaCACAAAAGTTCCAATCATCGTGCCccacaattggctggcgaccagttcggggtTTTACCGcgcttactgcccaaagacagctgggataggctccagcatgccccgcaagccttgtgaggagaagcggattagaaaatggatggatggaaggaagttTCACTGAATTCCATATTTTCCTTCCATATTTACATCTAAATGTGTTCAACAACTCAAAACAGAGCACCTGTGCCAGTAAGCAAATGTATTTGGATCGGGCGTTATCAAATTAACTTAAAGTGATGTAACTCATGATGGTCACAACAGAATGAATTCTGAAGACTACAAAACCATTTTGTCAGGCAATttccataagaaaaaaaattacatccaaACTAATCAAAATAAACGTCACCACCTAACAAACTGAGCATAAGTGGAAGGTCTGCGACTGGCCAAGTCAGTCACCAGACCTTAACCGAATAGAGCATTCATTTCACCTCCCGAAGAGGAGACAGAATggagaaacacacaaaaaacaaaaaaagaactgaaggaGGCTGCGGTAAAGGCccggaaaagcatttcaaacgaAGAACGCAACAGTCTGGTGAATTCGAGGGCTCGCAGGGTTATGCCACCAAATGTTATTCACTGCAAGTGAATTTAATCAtgtctgttccaatacttttgctcactCGAAAAGTAGGTGGCTCCTGCCAAAAAGTGCTTGGTCCAGAGTTGTTACACACATCTTGATGTAAATAGCGTGGAATAAAAGCTGGAATCCCAAACTTTTCTCTGATATTTTATCTtacgggggcggcccggtagtccagtggttagcacgtcggcttcacagtgcagaggtaccgggttcgattccagctccggcctccctgtgtggagtttgcatgttctccccgggcctgcgtgggttttctccgggtgctccggtttcctcccacattccaaaaacatgcaatgcaggcttattggacgctctaatttgtccctagatgtgattgtgagcatggatggttgttcgtttctgtgtgccctgctattggctggcaaccgattcagggtgtcccccgcctactgcctggagacggctgggataggctccagcacccaccgcaaccctagtgaggattaagcggttcagaaaatggatggatggattttatctTACGATCGGAAAAGCCACACGTCAACGAAAACGAAGGAATCGCACCTTGGCGTTCTGAGACTTTTGGATGGGAATGTACAGTACGTATGTGCAGTATGTGTAGAAAATGGCTGGCTGGATGGTTGTTTTCACGCAAATTAACATCCTCTtccacctcaccccccccccccccccccttggccTCCTTTGTGACTTTGCTCCCCTCCCCCAAGTTGCGTTCCCTTGGCGTCGGCCTTGATGCGGCGCCACCTTGACGTGACGTCAGCGCTGACATCAGGAGCCAGCATGCGCTCCTTCACACACCTCCTCTGCACGGTGCGGAGAAGGGAAAGCGTGTGTGCGGTTGCGGCGGGGAAGAGGAGGGGACGATCTCATGAGACCATCATAATagcctatttttatttttctgctggCAACAGACGACGCCAGTGAGCTGCCCGGATACGAACCTTCGTGTTGCTAGTGCTGGGGAGGGCAAACCTTCGCGTGTGTTTGATTTTTTGAAAATAGACACGTAAGCCAAGTCATTTGTAGATtaggt
This window of the Hippocampus zosterae strain Florida chromosome 1, ASM2543408v3, whole genome shotgun sequence genome carries:
- the LOC127602803 gene encoding lecithin retinol acyltransferase-like, whose amino-acid sequence is MCPGPFGASGACSHGGRAHLPAGQSALLLVHVMLNALAFLLDKVVFFVTCAHPPPPPLERERVYRRGDLLEVPRTLFTHFGIYLGDGRVAHLIPDILPAVTSDVRHLRRKVTNTRLVLGVLSKRASVRVDSVEDFAYGASVRLNTHAMESAGRGPPDDEEAARRAERLLGSVTYSLLWNNCEHFVTWCRYGDARSLQTEQFCQWLKSLIRDQRNAAVAGMLGLLSLACLGVSSGTALPAVFIPFTLWMAS